The nucleotide sequence AATTTTTTTCATGGATGAATTCCTTTCGCAGAATTAAAGCTGACGGATGTCGACAAAATGGCCGGTTACCCCTGCCGCCGCCGCCATGGCCGGGCTGACCAGATGGGTACGCCCACCCTGCCCCTGACGGCCTTCGAAGTTGCGGTTCGAGGTAGACGCACAACGCTCACCCGGCTGCAGACGGTCGGCATTCATCGCCAGACACATGGAGCAACCCGGCTCGCGCCATTCAAAACCGGCGGCGATGAAAATCTTGTCCAGTCCTTCGGCCTCGGCCTGTGCCTTCACCAGACCGGAGCCCGGCACCACCAGCACCTGCTTCACGCTGGCTGCCTTGCTGCGGCCACGTGCCACAGCGGCGGCTTCACGCAGGTCTTCGATACGGGAATTGGTACAGGAGCCGATAAACACGATGTCGACCGGAATCTCTTTCACCGGGGTATTGGCGGTCAGACCCATGTAAGCCAGCGCGCGTTCAATACTGCCCTTCTTCACCGGGTCGGCTTCGGCGGCCGGGTCCGGCACGATGCCGTCGATGTCGGTGACCATTTCCGGCGAAGTACCCCAGGTGACTTGCGGCTTGATCTGGCCGGCATCCAGCTCGACAACGGCGTCGAAATGCGCGCCTTCGTCGGAGTGCAGGGTATTCCAGTAGGCCACGGCAGCATCCCAGTCGGCTTCGCTCGGCGCAAAGGGGCGGCCCTTGACGTAGTCGATGGTTTTTTCATCCACCGCCACCATGCCGGAGCGGGCACCCGCTTCGATGGCCATATTGCACAAGGTCATGCGCCCTTCCATCGACAGGCTGCGGATGGCTTCGCCACCAAACTCGATGGCGTAGCCGGTACCGCCAGCAGTGCCAATCTTGCCGATGATTGCCAGCGCCACGTCCTTGCCAGTGATGCCGGCAGCCAGCGGGCCATTCACCTGCACCAGCATGTTCTTGGATTTCTTGGCCACGAGACACTGGGTCGCCATGACGTGCTCGACTTCCGAGGTACCGATGCCGTGTGCCAGCGCACCGAAAGCGCCATGGGTAGAGGTATGGCTGTCGCCACAGACCACGGTCATCCCCGGCAGGGTGGCACCCTGCTCCGGCCCCATCACATGCACAATGCCCTGACCCTTGTCCTTGAACGGGAAGTAAGCCAGCGCACCGAAGGACTTGATATTGGCGTCCAGGGTTTCCACCTGCTGGCGCGAAATCGGGTCCTTGATGCCTTCGTCCCAGTGATCGGTCGGGGTGTTGTGGTCGGCAGTGGACACCACCGAATCCACCCGCCACAGGCCGCGCCCGGCCAGCTTCAGGCCTTCAAAGGCTTGTGGGCTGGTCACTTCGTGCACCAGGTGGCGGTCGATATACAGAAGTACGGTGCCGTCGGCCTCTTCCCGCACCACATGGCTGGACCAGAGCTTGTCGTAAAGAGTTTGTGCTGTCATGGCTTCCTGCTCGTTGATGGCGGCCGCGCCGCCGGTTTGCCGGATAAGGCAGTCATTCTGTCACGCTGCCAGCTGGCACTACAAGGCGGATGAAACCGGCCTCGTGCATCTGGCAGCAGTCACAAGGGCTGCTGTTGCCTGACATCATGTCTCAGCTTTTTTCCTAGTACAAGATAAGCATTTATACTAGTACTGACACTACCACGTTGAGATTGCCTCCGGGGGAAAGCACATGAGCCATAGCAAGACCACCAGCCCGCTGGGTGAATTCATCCGCGCGCACCGCGAGCGCCTCAGCCCGCAACAAGCCGGCCTGCCGGCGGGAGTGCGTCGCCGCGCCAAGGGCTTGCGCCGCGAAGAGGTCGCCGCCCTGTGCGGCATCAGCCCCACCTGGCTGACCTGGATTGAGCAAGGCCGCAGCCAGTCGGTATCCGCACCCACGCTGTCACGGCTGGCCGATGCCCTGCTGCTGACCCATGCCGAGCGCGATTACCTGTTCAAGCTCGCCGGACTGAAAAACCCGCAGGAACGCCCGACCGAGCGCAACCCGCAGGCACGCGAGGCGCTGGCTGCAGCGGTCGAAGTGATCGCAACACCCGCCTATGTACTGGATGGCAACTGGAATGCCCTGGCCTGGAATCCCCTGGCACAGGATTTGTTCTGCGGCTGGCTGGACCAGCCGCTGGCGCGGCACAATCTGCTGGATTTCATGTTCCTGCAGCCGGCCTCGCGCCAACTGGTGGAAGACTGGCCGACCCGGGCCAGGCGCATGGTGGCGGAATTTCGCGCCGATGCCGGCGAGCGACTGGATGAAACCGCCATCCAGCAATGGGTGGACACGCTGCGGCTGGGCAGTGCGGAATTCGACAGTCTGTGGCAACAGCACGATGTACAAGGCCGCGAAGGAGGTGAACGTGCCTTCAATCATCCGCAACGCGGCCGGCTGGTCTATCAGCAGCTGACACTCAATCTGGCAGCCTCAGCCGAACTCAAGCTCATCATGCTGCTGCAGTAAGCCGGGCAGCCGGTGGCCGCAAATAGCGCCAGCACAGCAGCACACCCAGCGCCGCCGCCAGCACCGACATGCCAAAGGTGAGCAACATGCCGCCGTGCGGCCACAACACACCGCCGACCAGCCCACCGGTGCTGCCACCGATGCCGAAGGAGGCAATGATGTACAGCCCCTGCGCCCGCCCCTGGTGCTGCTCGGCAAAGAAGCGGTGAATCAGGCCCACCGAGGTGGCGTGATGCAGGCCGAAAGTGAGCGCGTGCATGCTTTGCGCCAGTACCGCCCATGCTGGATGATCGACCACCGTGGCAATCAGCAGGAAACGCAGCACGGCGGTGAGCAAGGACGCCAGCATCAGCCGCTCCAGCGAAAATCGCCCCATGATGCGCGGCATCAGCAGGAAGACCAGGATTTCACTGATCACCCCCACCGACCACAGCAGGCCGATGGCCCCCTGGGCATAGCCGGCATGGCGCAGGCCGATGGAGTAGAAGGTGTAGTAAGGCCCGTGGGCATACGCCATCAGGAAGCAGCAGCCAAACAGGGCCAGCACTCTGGGCTGGCGCAGCGTGTGCCAGATGGGGGCTGCAGCAGCCTGCTGGCGATGCGAGGCCACATCCGGCACCAGCCAGCCGGCCAGCACAATTAGCACCAGCAAGCACAACAGCGCCCAGGGCAGATTGGCCAGATGGATCAGGTCCAGCACATAGCCACCCACCATGGACAGGCAGACAAAACCGATCGACCCCCACACCCGCACCCGGCTATAGCGCCCCGGTTGCGCCCGTGTCAGATAGGCGGTACTGGCCTCGACCAGTGGCAATGCACCAGCCCAGAAAAAGTGCGACACCGCCAGGCTGATGAAAATCCACCAGAAGCCCTGCCCCAGCCCGACAAAGGCAAAGGCCAGTGCCGAGCACAGCGAAGTGCTGATGATGATGGCACGCCGACGCCCCTGGCGATCGGCCAGCCAGCCCCAGAAACCGGGCGCCGCAATACGCGCCAGCGTGGACAGGGCCATCAGGACGGAAATCTGCAAGGCAGAGAAGGACAAGGACTCCAGGTACAGGCCCCAGAACGGCCCGAACAAACCCTGAAAGGCGAAATAGGCAAAGTAGAACAGCGCGAACGGTCGCAGCGAAGGTGCCGCCGCAGCGGATGGCACAGCAGATGGAGCAGACATCAGACCACAATCAAACAGGCAACACACCATGCCACCCAGGCATGGTGTACTTGCGATTACAGGGTGCCCTTGAAGCGCGTGATATCACGTCGGGCTTTCTTGGTGGGACGGCCATCGCCATGCGGAAAACTGGCATGCTCGGCCTTGAGCAGCAGCATGCGCTCCTCGCGCGCCTGCCGTCCCGCCTCATCTTCACAGTACATAAGCACCGCCTCCTTGGCCGGACGACGCTGGGTGGCCAGTTGCAGCACGGTAATGCGGTACTCCAGCTGATTGATACGCAGCAGCAGCTCATCCCCTTCGCGCACGATACGCGAAGCCTTGACCCGCTCACCGCCCACCAGCACCCGCCCCAGCTCCAGCGCCTCGTGTGCCAGCTGGCGGGTTTTATAAAAACGCGCCGCCCACAGCCATTTGTCCAGCCGCACCTTGTCGTCGTCTTCCGCCTGGGTTTGCCGGCTCATGCTGACACCGTCCAGTCGGCCGTCACCAGACCATCCAGCTGTGCCTGCACGACATCTCCCGGCTGCAGGGCTGCCACGCCCTGCGGGGTGCCGGTATAGATCAGGTCGCCGTCGGTCAGCCCATACACTTGCGACAGATAGCTGATGATGGTGGCCAGCGGAAACAGCATCAGGCTGGTATCGCCACGCTGGCGAATGACACCATTCACTTGCAGGCTGAAGGTAAACGGCTTGCCGGCATCAACCGCCTCTGCCGCGACAAAATCCGACACGCAGGCCGCATGGCGAAAACCCTTGGCCTTGGTCCACGGCTTGCCGTGCTGCTTGGCCTCGCTCTGCACATCGCGGGCGGTCAGGTCCAGACCGATGCCATAAGCAGCAATATGCGACAGCGCATCAGCCTCGGCGATATCGCGCCCACCCCGGCCCACCAGCAGCACCAGCTCGCACTCATGGTGCACATCAGCCGAATAAGCCGGCAGGCTGATGGCCTGCCCACCAAGCGTCAGCGCCGAGCTGGGCTTGAGAAACACCAGCGGCTCTTCTTCCAGCTGATTGCCCAGTTCGGCCACATGTGCGGCGTAATTACGCCCGATGCAGAAAATATTGCCGACACGCTGTTCGACGCCATTCAGTCTGACCACTGCCATAGTGAAATTCTCCCGATTCAGGCCGTCGATTATCCCAGATGTGACCCCACTTGGGGCAATGCAATAGCTATCCTTTTGTCATTTACGCTGTGTACTCTGTTAGCATGCAGCACTTTGTCGTTTCTGCCGGTACAGTCGGCGGCGGTAACCGGGGGTTATGTTTTACGGCAATTGGGTTAAGGACATGGACATGATTTGTGCATTGCCGCAACAGCCCTTCCCCCGCTGTGGATTTTTTCCATCCGGCCTACCTTCACCCGGTGAAAATGTCATACAGTCCTGTTACAGTCAGCGAGTACCCCCTGGCGGCGGCACACCCCGAC is from Aquitalea aquatilis and encodes:
- a CDS encoding fumarylacetoacetate hydrolase family protein translates to MAVVRLNGVEQRVGNIFCIGRNYAAHVAELGNQLEEEPLVFLKPSSALTLGGQAISLPAYSADVHHECELVLLVGRGGRDIAEADALSHIAAYGIGLDLTARDVQSEAKQHGKPWTKAKGFRHAACVSDFVAAEAVDAGKPFTFSLQVNGVIRQRGDTSLMLFPLATIISYLSQVYGLTDGDLIYTGTPQGVAALQPGDVVQAQLDGLVTADWTVSA
- the leuC gene encoding 3-isopropylmalate dehydratase large subunit — its product is MTAQTLYDKLWSSHVVREEADGTVLLYIDRHLVHEVTSPQAFEGLKLAGRGLWRVDSVVSTADHNTPTDHWDEGIKDPISRQQVETLDANIKSFGALAYFPFKDKGQGIVHVMGPEQGATLPGMTVVCGDSHTSTHGAFGALAHGIGTSEVEHVMATQCLVAKKSKNMLVQVNGPLAAGITGKDVALAIIGKIGTAGGTGYAIEFGGEAIRSLSMEGRMTLCNMAIEAGARSGMVAVDEKTIDYVKGRPFAPSEADWDAAVAYWNTLHSDEGAHFDAVVELDAGQIKPQVTWGTSPEMVTDIDGIVPDPAAEADPVKKGSIERALAYMGLTANTPVKEIPVDIVFIGSCTNSRIEDLREAAAVARGRSKAASVKQVLVVPGSGLVKAQAEAEGLDKIFIAAGFEWREPGCSMCLAMNADRLQPGERCASTSNRNFEGRQGQGGRTHLVSPAMAAAAGVTGHFVDIRQL
- a CDS encoding RNA-binding S4 domain-containing protein: MSRQTQAEDDDKVRLDKWLWAARFYKTRQLAHEALELGRVLVGGERVKASRIVREGDELLLRINQLEYRITVLQLATQRRPAKEAVLMYCEDEAGRQAREERMLLLKAEHASFPHGDGRPTKKARRDITRFKGTL
- a CDS encoding MFS transporter — translated: MSAPSAVPSAAAAPSLRPFALFYFAYFAFQGLFGPFWGLYLESLSFSALQISVLMALSTLARIAAPGFWGWLADRQGRRRAIIISTSLCSALAFAFVGLGQGFWWIFISLAVSHFFWAGALPLVEASTAYLTRAQPGRYSRVRVWGSIGFVCLSMVGGYVLDLIHLANLPWALLCLLVLIVLAGWLVPDVASHRQQAAAAPIWHTLRQPRVLALFGCCFLMAYAHGPYYTFYSIGLRHAGYAQGAIGLLWSVGVISEILVFLLMPRIMGRFSLERLMLASLLTAVLRFLLIATVVDHPAWAVLAQSMHALTFGLHHATSVGLIHRFFAEQHQGRAQGLYIIASFGIGGSTGGLVGGVLWPHGGMLLTFGMSVLAAALGVLLCWRYLRPPAARLTAAA
- a CDS encoding helix-turn-helix transcriptional regulator; translation: MSHSKTTSPLGEFIRAHRERLSPQQAGLPAGVRRRAKGLRREEVAALCGISPTWLTWIEQGRSQSVSAPTLSRLADALLLTHAERDYLFKLAGLKNPQERPTERNPQAREALAAAVEVIATPAYVLDGNWNALAWNPLAQDLFCGWLDQPLARHNLLDFMFLQPASRQLVEDWPTRARRMVAEFRADAGERLDETAIQQWVDTLRLGSAEFDSLWQQHDVQGREGGERAFNHPQRGRLVYQQLTLNLAASAELKLIMLLQ